The sequence CTAGTCGATTTTTTTTTTGAGCCGCTTGCAGGCAACTCATTTGCGGACAAATATAGGCGGAACGCCCCATGCCCTGATCCAATTGTACCTTTCCAGACGGAAAGACGCGGACAATCCGCCAAAACTCTTGTTTGAGTGCTGTTTGGCGGCAGCTAATACAGCGCCGATAATTCGGTTTCATTTAGTCTTATGCTACCTTACCTCATGCAGTCTAGTTATCAAAATGAGTTGCAGTTAGCCTATATTGAGTTATACCAAATTTCTGGACTATGTAATCCCTAATACAAGCATGTTAGGAACAAATACTAAAATTTCCTTGAACTCATCAATTATTCTTCGTCACTAGTGTCAAAACTGGTTTCAAAAGATTCGTCTTCTAGTGTCAGTTCTTCATCATTTTCGTCTTCTATTTCTAATTCCTCCAGACTATTTTCGGCTTCTTCTTGCTCTAATTGATATTTTGCTCTGGCTGCAACAAATTTAGCATCTTCGCCTGCGTGGTCATACTTAGCTTTATCTTTGATGTCAATTTTCCATCCAGTTAAGCGAGCTGCCAAACGGACGTTTTGTCCTTCTTTGCCAATCGCCAGACTTAATTGGTCTTCAGCCACAAGTACGTGTGTTTGCCGAGTTTCGGGATCCATGAGACGGACTTCATCTACTCGTGCGGGACTCAAAGCGTTAGCAATGTAGGTGGCTGGATCTGGCGACCAACGAATCACATCGATTTTTTCTCCACGCAGTTCGTTGACTACCACTTGAATTCGTGATCCCCGTGCACCAATACAAGCCCCAACCGGGTCTACGTCACGATCTAGGGTGTCAACGGCAATTTTGGTACGGGGGCCGACGTAGCGCGAGGGGGGATTGGCTTCTCTGGCTACGGCGACTATCCGCACTACTTCGTCTTCTATTTCTGGAACTTCGTTGGCGAACAGATAAACTACTAATCCGGCGTCAGCACGGGACACTAGCAGCTGGGGACCTCGTTGCTGTCCTTGGGAAACTTTTTTGAGATATACCTTAAATGTGGCATTGGCTCGATAGTTATCGTTGGGTAGCTGTTCCCGCTTTGGTAATTCGGCTTCTACCTCTGGTTGACCAAAGCCGCTGCTGACTGCCAAGATGACTGATTGTCTTTCAAATCGCAAAACTCTCGCTTGCAGTACGGTACTTTCTAAGTCTTGGAATTCTTCTTGTACCATCTGGCGCTGTTGATCCCGCAGCTTTTGCGCCAAAACTTGCTTGGTTTGCATCGCCGCCATGCGCCCAAAGTCTCCTTGATCTGGGGTAACATCGAGTACTACAGAATCACCTAATTGGGCTTCGGGGGCTACTTGTTGAACTTCGTCTAAGGAAATTTGGTGGTCGGTGTTGCTAACTTCTTCAACGATGCTTTTGGTGGAAAGGACGCGAAATCCTTCGCTGTCAATATCGAGTTCTACTTCAAAGTTATCAAAGTATTCTTCATCAAATTGCTTGCGTTCCAAGTTTTGCGCGCGGCGATAACGTTCATAGCCTTTGAGTAGTGCTTCTCTAATAGCTGATTGCACTGCGAGCCGAGGTAAATTCCGTTCTCTGCTGATACTTTCGATTAATTCTTTTAATCCCGGTAAACTAACCATTGACATAAGTATTCTCCTTTAAAATTAAGGGTTAGGGGTTAGAGGCTAGAGGCTAGAAATTCCGGACAAAAAACTACAAATTAAAGTCAGGGATTAGAGAATAGCTTGCAACTAATCTCTAATCCCTCATCCCTAATCTTTGATCCCTAATCTCTAATCCCTAGCCCCTTATCTATCGGCTCTCATCCAGTTGCACCTTGGTAATTTGACTGCGGGGGATTTCGACTGTGCGACCTTTTTGATTTAGGTAAACTTTGTCCTCGTCCCGGCGAATCAATTGACCAGTCCACTCTTGTTGTCCGTCGTAGGGTGGAGAAGTGGAGATGATCACGGGAAATCCTTTGAAGGAAATAAATTCCCTGTCGGTCACAAGTTGGCGGGAAATACCAGGACTGGAAACTTCCAAAACATAGGTATCTGGAATGATCTCCGCCGCATCCAAGGAGGCTTCTAAAGCACGACTCATCCGCTCGCAATCATTTAACCCAGTATCTTGCTGGGGATTACGGATGTCTACCCGCAAAATTGGTGGACGTTGATTGGTGTGAAAAACCACACTGACAACTTCTAATCCCAGTTCTTCTGCTACTGGTGACGCCAAATCAATAATTTGTGGCACTAAAGGATGGGTCATGCGAGAATTCAATAAAAAAAGTGGGCGTTGACCCACTTCCTGCGATAGGGATATCTTCCAAGAAGCCTTGTGACGAACCCAGAATGGTTCGACTCTAATCTGAGTTTAGCGCATTTTTTTGGGGGCAGTGGGGATAAATTAATATATGGTTATTTGTTGTTTGTGATTGATCAAGGGTCAAGGCTGATTATCTTCGCTCTTTAGCGGGGATCATGGCACCAAAAGCTTGTGTGCGTAGTTGTCGGGTTTGGTCGATAATTTGGTCGATGTCTTCTTGAGATAAGCGCTGGACGTAGTTGAGCTTGATTTCTTCTAGAAAATCAAACACTAGGCTTTGAATTTCGGAAGTGACGTGTTGTTTCTGGATTTCACTGCTTAAAGCTTGGGTGAAACGCTGTAGTAGTTGGCTGGTAAGTTTTGCACCTACGGGATCTTCGACTGCGCTCACGAGGACGTTGTATAGATTTGTGGTGATTTGGGTTGCTAGTTGCTCGCTGAGTTGAGTTTGTGCTTGTCCTATTCCTGGTAAAGCTTGTAAGCTGCGGTAAACGGGGACTTGATGCATGACTGTGTTGATGTTGTGGCGTAAAATGGCGGTGATTTCTGGTTGTATTTTGGGAAATACTTCATAGACTACTGTTTGCATGAGTAGACTGGCGATCGCTTCCATTTCATTAATATTATTAATATCTATGTATGGACGCAGGTTTTCTTGTTGCGACAACCAGCGCGTTAACTCGCCTCTTTTAATTGATCCTTGAATTTGGTTAATCACTCTCACCACAACAATTTCGGTGATATCTTCGGCAAAATTTGCTACTATACCTTGATTAGCTTGTCGCCACACTGGATGCAAGTTTAATAGATGTGACTGGTCAAGGCGAATTAATACTGGTACTACTCGCAACCAACGCCAAAATGGTAGCAATAAAAACAAGTCATACCATCGCCACAAAACCGCATCTAACCAGCTAAAGCCTGGATGCCGACGTCTGATATAGAAGCTGCGTACCAGTAGTTCTAGAGCAAATATAGCTACAAAGGGCAGATCAATCAACCAGAAATCATCAACAAATTCCCCATCTTCACCAATTTTGCGGTAGAAGTTACTAGCGATTAAGGGTTTGATTTTCTGATTAAAAAAATTAATTTCTGATGTCCAGCCTCTTTTAGTTAAATATTCTTGACTCCAAAAAGTTTTAAAGGCTTGCTTGGCAGATTCTTGACGAATGCGATCGCGCATCCGATTTTTTATCTTTTCTAGAGTACCACTCTTCTGTGCTGCCGCAAACGGATTGCTTTCAATCATCTCCACACTCAAACGGCCCAGCTCTTCTAGCTGGGTTTTTGTTAGGGGCGACTGTAACCCTGTTTGGCTAACCTGTTCTTCTAATTTTTCTACGGTTTCTAGATAATTTTTTGTTTCTCGGTGCGGTTCAATGCCTTTGATGGGGTCATAAATTTGCGTAATTTGGGGAAATCTTCGCCAATAAAACTCTCGCCAAGGTACGTAACTTAAATTAAACAAAACTAAGCATAAATTTACTGTAGCAATGATTGCCATCAATCTTTCAAAACCAAGTTGCAGCCGCTTTGAAGTTGGGGAATGAGCCATTTTTAGTGTTGGATTATACAGATGTTCAATATAATTGTTTAGATTATATATTTTTGGCTATTTCCCGCAAACCGCTACCGTTAAGTAAAATATCTTTCTTGGGGTGGATGATTTTAATTATTAAAAAACATTAATTAAGTTAACCAATCAAACTCTCATGGCTTAAAAATCATTAATGATTGAGAAAAAGATGTTCAAAAAACTGAAAGTGTATTTGTCAATCTCTGTATTCTGCTGATTTCATCTAAAGGAGTTTTACGTATGTGGTGTGGGTTAGAAAAATCAAGTGTTACCATAGCTGCTATTTGCTTGATATCTAGCAGCATAGCAGTTTCAGATACAGTTTTTGCTGCTCGCCAGCGTGAATATACGCCTCAGCAGTTTCGTGCTGTTCTTAACGGATTAGGCTATAAAGTCAAGTTGACAAATACTCCCTTGACGGATGAAGAAACTAAAAAAGCAATCCGTGAGTTTCAAAAAGGTTACAAGTTATCTGCTGATGGAATAGTAGGCCCAAAAACTCAAGACCTCGCCGCTAGTATCATTCAAATTCTACAATCAAATTTGAATGCTGTCGTCAAGCCTTATCCTCCGTTACCCCGCGACCAATTCTATGGCCCGCAGACGCAAGCAGCGGTAAAGGAATTCCAGAAAAAGCTTCAACTTCAAGAAACTGGAATTGCTGACTTAGCACTCCGCCAGAAGCTAAATGAAGAGGCTAAGAAGGTTATAGAACAGCCTACTACTAAGCCGACACCAACAGCAACACCAACTGCTAAACCAACAGCAACACCAACTGCTAAACCAACGGCGACACCAACTGCTAAACCAACAGCAACGCCGACTGCTAAACCAACAGCAACACCAACTGCTAAACCAACAGCAACGCCGACTGCTAAACCAACGGCGACACCGACTGCTAAACCAACGGCGACACCAACAGCCACACCGACTTCTACACCCTAGCGGTGCGTTTCATTATATTTGGAAGAGGAGAGTATTAAATACTTTTCTCTTCCAAGTTACCAGTATTAAGCTCTCTGATTTGGCTCTTCTAACGGTCTACCCTTGGGAGTGGGTAACATTGGCCGACGGTCATCGTAGGGCATAGGGATATATTGTACAGTGGGGCGTCCTCCCTGGGGCTGTGGGTAAAGATCCATGAGTTGATAGATAGAACGGGGTAGTCCAACATTAACCGGCAATCCGATTTCTGTTGCTTCTTCTACGGTAATGGGGTAATCATGGGTGACGCGCCCGGTGGTTAAGGCTTCGATAATCGGTTCAATATTTTCCGGCTGCACTTTTTGCTTGGGTACGTTATCTTTGAGCAGAGTTCTGACAAAACGCTGTACCTGCTGGATAGCTTTGCGTGATAGGTCAGCCATAATCAGCGTTTGGTCATCAACTTCGCTGACGGGTTTATCTTCAACTACTTTGAGGATACTAGCAGCAGGAAAGTTACCCAGTTGAGGATCAACTGGGCCGAGGACGGCGTTAGCATCCATAATAATTTCGTCAGCAGCTAGGGCTAGCATAGTACCACCACTCATCGCGTAGTGGGGGACAAAGACGGTGACTTTTGCTGGGTGACGAATTAAGGCTCTAGCAATTTGTTCTGTGGCGAGGACTAGACCACCGGGAGTGTGCAAAATCAGGTCAATGGGGACTTCTGGTGGCGTGAGGCGAATGGCTCGCAGTATTTGTTCTGAGTCTTCGATTGTGATGTAGCGGGATAGGGGAATTCCTAATAAGCTGATGGATTCTTGGCGGTGAATCAGTAGGATGACTCGACTTCCACGTTGCTGCTGAAATTCCTGGAGAGCACGAACACGCTGATATTCTGTCTGACGTTTTTGCCAGATCGGTTGTAGAGAGGAAAGGAGAAGAAAAATCCAGAATAAATCGCCAATACCAAAGCCCATAGGATGGATAGTGGAAAAAACTAAGCTTGTGGTATGTATTATGACAATTTTTAGGCGATTTTAATTCTATCTAGGGGGTTAGAAATTTTGAATAGAAGTTAAGGACTGGAGATGGACGTATTTCTAGTTGTTCTAGATTAGAGGAAGTCAAGCCTAGCTGCTAATTTCAATGGATGCCATGCTACTCAATTGCGCGCTAACAAAGTCTGTATCAGAATTTACAACATTAACACCGATAATAAAATGAAGGCTGAAGGCTGAAACAATACAGATTTCATCCTTCATTCTTCATATTTGTTTATAGAGAACTGTAGCAAAAATGACAGTTCTTGTTTTACTAGCGGAACATACTACTTACTGAACTATCTTCATGAATCCGCCAGATGGTTTCCCCAAGGATGTTAGCCACTGAAAGCACTACTAACTGGGGAAAGCGACTGCTTTCTGGTAGAGGAATTGTGTTGGTGACAATCACCTCTTCAAACAAACCGCTAGACAACCGCTCTATCGCTGGTGGGGAAAATACTGCATGAGTAGCACAGGCGTACACTTGACGTGCGCCTTCTTCACGCAGCAACCGCGCTCCAGCGGCAATTGTACCGCCAGTATCGATAATATCGTCTACTAACACTGCTGTTTTGCCCTTAACATCGCCAATGACATTGAGAACTTCGGCGACGTTGTGAGCGTGGCGACGCTTGTCAATAATCGCCAGTGGTGCGTCGTTGAGTTTTTTAGCAAAAGCTCTTGCTCTGGCGACACCGCCGACATCGGGGGAAACAACTACAAGGTCAGGTAGTTGTTTGCTAGCCAGATAATCGAGCAATACTGGTGAACCATAAACATGGTCAAAGGGGATATCAAAATAACCTTGAATTTGGGCAGAATGTAAATCCATAGCCAAAACGCGGTTAGCGCCTGCTTCAGTGATCAGGTTAGCAACCAATTTGGCTGTGATTGACTCTCTACCGGCAGTTTTGCGATCGGCGCGGGCGTAACCATAATAAGGGATTACTGCTGTCACCTGTCGAGCCGAAGCTCGACGACAGGCGTCAATCATAATCAGTAATTCCATTAAATGGTCGTTGACGGGTTGACAAGTTGGTTGGATGAGGTAGACATCACAACCCCTGATCGATTCTTGGATTTGGATGTAGAGTTCTCCGTCCGCAAATCGTTTGCGGATCATGGGCCCTAAATCCATACCCAAATAACGAGCTACTTCTTGAGACAGTGGTACATTAGC is a genomic window of Fortiea contorta PCC 7126 containing:
- a CDS encoding YlxR family protein, whose translation is MKPNYRRCISCRQTALKQEFWRIVRVFPSGKVQLDQGMGRSAYICPQMSCLQAAQKKNRLGRSLHAAVPEALYQTLWQRLAQSNTQNQI
- the rimP gene encoding ribosome maturation factor RimP; translation: MTHPLVPQIIDLASPVAEELGLEVVSVVFHTNQRPPILRVDIRNPQQDTGLNDCERMSRALEASLDAAEIIPDTYVLEVSSPGISRQLVTDREFISFKGFPVIISTSPPYDGQQEWTGQLIRRDEDKVYLNQKGRTVEIPRSQITKVQLDESR
- a CDS encoding peptidoglycan-binding domain-containing protein, with translation MWCGLEKSSVTIAAICLISSSIAVSDTVFAARQREYTPQQFRAVLNGLGYKVKLTNTPLTDEETKKAIREFQKGYKLSADGIVGPKTQDLAASIIQILQSNLNAVVKPYPPLPRDQFYGPQTQAAVKEFQKKLQLQETGIADLALRQKLNEEAKKVIEQPTTKPTPTATPTAKPTATPTAKPTATPTAKPTATPTAKPTATPTAKPTATPTAKPTATPTAKPTATPTATPTSTP
- a CDS encoding ribose-phosphate pyrophosphokinase, whose translation is MNAHRGSAVLSSATLKVQPAATGLTENHRLRLFSGSANVPLSQEVARYLGMDLGPMIRKRFADGELYIQIQESIRGCDVYLIQPTCQPVNDHLMELLIMIDACRRASARQVTAVIPYYGYARADRKTAGRESITAKLVANLITEAGANRVLAMDLHSAQIQGYFDIPFDHVYGSPVLLDYLASKQLPDLVVVSPDVGGVARARAFAKKLNDAPLAIIDKRRHAHNVAEVLNVIGDVKGKTAVLVDDIIDTGGTIAAGARLLREEGARQVYACATHAVFSPPAIERLSSGLFEEVIVTNTIPLPESSRFPQLVVLSVANILGETIWRIHEDSSVSSMFR
- a CDS encoding SDH family Clp fold serine proteinase, with protein sequence MGFGIGDLFWIFLLLSSLQPIWQKRQTEYQRVRALQEFQQQRGSRVILLIHRQESISLLGIPLSRYITIEDSEQILRAIRLTPPEVPIDLILHTPGGLVLATEQIARALIRHPAKVTVFVPHYAMSGGTMLALAADEIIMDANAVLGPVDPQLGNFPAASILKVVEDKPVSEVDDQTLIMADLSRKAIQQVQRFVRTLLKDNVPKQKVQPENIEPIIEALTTGRVTHDYPITVEEATEIGLPVNVGLPRSIYQLMDLYPQPQGGRPTVQYIPMPYDDRRPMLPTPKGRPLEEPNQRA
- the nusA gene encoding transcription termination factor NusA; the encoded protein is MSMVSLPGLKELIESISRERNLPRLAVQSAIREALLKGYERYRRAQNLERKQFDEEYFDNFEVELDIDSEGFRVLSTKSIVEEVSNTDHQISLDEVQQVAPEAQLGDSVVLDVTPDQGDFGRMAAMQTKQVLAQKLRDQQRQMVQEEFQDLESTVLQARVLRFERQSVILAVSSGFGQPEVEAELPKREQLPNDNYRANATFKVYLKKVSQGQQRGPQLLVSRADAGLVVYLFANEVPEIEDEVVRIVAVAREANPPSRYVGPRTKIAVDTLDRDVDPVGACIGARGSRIQVVVNELRGEKIDVIRWSPDPATYIANALSPARVDEVRLMDPETRQTHVLVAEDQLSLAIGKEGQNVRLAARLTGWKIDIKDKAKYDHAGEDAKFVAARAKYQLEQEEAENSLEELEIEDENDEELTLEDESFETSFDTSDEE